A section of the Ornithinimicrobium sufpigmenti genome encodes:
- a CDS encoding nucleoside hydrolase yields the protein MLGEGRGASGPLTGELALGNYVHGVSGLDGPELPEPAMGVVAEDAVELLADVLREEDEQVTLAVTGPMTNVARLLQQHPELTSRIAEVIFMGGSTERGNHTPTAEFNTYADPEALHVVLHSGVPVRMVGLNLTHQALATPAVVQRMSDMQHGVGQVCAGWMGFFRNSYREVWEFEAPPVHDPCTIVALLDPEVITWREAFLAVELEGRWTRGTTVVDLHGRYPDQAPNAQVAMHLDRDRYWEIVLEAIERLGGKE from the coding sequence GTGCTCGGTGAGGGCCGGGGCGCCTCGGGGCCGCTGACCGGGGAACTGGCGCTGGGCAACTACGTCCACGGCGTCTCCGGTCTGGACGGCCCTGAGCTGCCGGAACCGGCTATGGGCGTGGTCGCCGAGGACGCCGTAGAACTCCTCGCTGACGTGCTGCGGGAGGAGGACGAGCAGGTGACACTGGCGGTCACCGGACCGATGACCAACGTGGCCCGACTACTCCAGCAGCACCCCGAGCTCACCTCCCGCATCGCCGAGGTGATCTTCATGGGCGGCTCGACCGAACGCGGTAACCACACACCGACGGCAGAGTTCAACACCTACGCCGACCCCGAAGCACTTCACGTTGTGCTGCACAGTGGCGTGCCCGTACGCATGGTCGGGCTGAACCTGACCCACCAGGCCCTGGCCACCCCCGCTGTGGTGCAGCGGATGTCCGACATGCAGCACGGCGTCGGGCAGGTCTGCGCGGGGTGGATGGGCTTCTTTCGCAACTCCTATCGCGAGGTCTGGGAGTTCGAGGCCCCGCCGGTACACGATCCCTGCACGATTGTGGCCCTCCTCGACCCCGAGGTCATCACCTGGCGCGAGGCCTTCCTGGCAGTTGAGCTCGAGGGTCGATGGACCCGTGGCACCACGGTGGTCGACCTGCACGGCCGCTACCCCGACCAGGCACCTAACGCGCAAGTCGCCATGCACCTCGACCGCGACCGCTACTGGGAGATCGTGCTTGAGGCGATCGAACGACTGGGGGGCAAGGAGTGA
- a CDS encoding ribokinase, whose protein sequence is MSTHADVIVIGSANLDTTLRVARVPVAGETLLASGSSVTPGGKGANQAVAAAATGGRVRFIGALGRDAAGETVQRSLRGHGVDISAVQLLQQTPTGTATVIVDDSGENVIVVNPGANGCLSVGRVQQTLAGLDAPVVLCQLEVPLETVRAAAEESAERTFVLNPAPMMPARELAPLLAMTDVLVPNQSELAQLTGRQVPQTLEEVTDCVGRLDYRGAVVVTLGAQGAAVFKTVDADAVHVPAPAVQTVDTSGAGDVFCGVLAHELSQGGDLVDATHRAVVVAAESTTFPGAQMQTQEPV, encoded by the coding sequence GTGAGCACGCACGCCGATGTCATCGTGATCGGCTCGGCGAACCTCGACACCACGCTGCGTGTGGCGCGCGTGCCGGTAGCTGGTGAGACGCTGCTCGCGAGTGGGAGCAGCGTGACACCGGGGGGCAAGGGAGCCAACCAGGCGGTCGCCGCGGCTGCGACCGGCGGCAGGGTGCGCTTCATCGGCGCTCTGGGTCGTGACGCTGCCGGCGAAACGGTGCAGCGCAGCCTGCGTGGACACGGCGTGGACATCTCGGCGGTGCAACTTCTCCAGCAGACCCCCACCGGCACCGCCACGGTGATCGTGGACGACTCCGGAGAGAACGTGATTGTGGTCAACCCTGGCGCCAACGGCTGCCTGTCTGTCGGCCGCGTGCAGCAGACCCTGGCCGGACTCGACGCGCCCGTGGTGTTGTGCCAGCTCGAGGTGCCGCTGGAGACGGTCCGGGCTGCAGCCGAGGAGAGTGCGGAGCGCACCTTTGTGCTCAACCCCGCGCCCATGATGCCCGCAAGAGAGCTCGCGCCCCTTCTGGCCATGACCGATGTGCTTGTGCCCAACCAGTCCGAGCTCGCCCAGCTCACCGGTAGGCAGGTTCCCCAGACGCTGGAGGAGGTCACGGACTGCGTGGGCAGACTGGACTACCGAGGGGCCGTCGTCGTGACTCTCGGCGCGCAGGGTGCCGCCGTGTTCAAGACCGTTGACGCCGATGCTGTGCACGTCCCTGCGCCTGCAGTGCAGACTGTCGACACCAGCGGAGCTGGCGACGTCTTCTGTGGCGTGCTCGCCCACGAGCTCAGCCAGGGCGGTGATCTTGTGGACGCTACACACCGCGCCGTCGTCGTGGCCGCGGAGAGCACGACCTTCCCAGGCGCCCAGATGCAGACCCAGGAGCCGGTATGA